A genomic window from Limisphaera ngatamarikiensis includes:
- a CDS encoding energy-coupling factor transporter transmembrane component T family protein, giving the protein MTSHLPLSSDHWHPPRPSPVHRWPAEWKLLGTAILLLGTALQPGLNLAWFAPVWAGLIAVACLGKIPFTFILRRVLWLSPLIAGVALAAAWRPSNHPGWQILTIKSVTSLCAVILMANTTPFPHVLRVLKRLRTPHLLVTTIALLHRYLFVLASETERMQRARAARTFQPRPDRLWQLQASVIARLFIRASERATRIYQAMLARGWS; this is encoded by the coding sequence ATGACCTCGCACCTGCCCTTGTCCTCCGATCATTGGCACCCGCCCCGGCCTTCACCGGTCCACCGCTGGCCCGCCGAATGGAAACTGCTCGGCACCGCCATCCTCCTGCTCGGAACTGCCCTCCAACCCGGCCTGAACCTCGCGTGGTTCGCACCGGTCTGGGCCGGACTCATCGCCGTCGCCTGCCTGGGAAAGATCCCGTTTACCTTCATCCTGCGCAGGGTCCTCTGGCTCTCGCCCCTCATCGCAGGTGTCGCCCTGGCCGCAGCATGGCGACCCTCCAACCATCCCGGCTGGCAGATCCTCACCATCAAAAGCGTCACCAGCCTCTGTGCCGTGATCCTCATGGCCAATACCACACCCTTCCCTCACGTCCTGCGCGTGCTGAAACGACTCCGCACCCCCCACCTCCTCGTCACCACCATCGCGCTCCTGCACCGTTACCTTTTCGTGCTCGCCAGTGAAACCGAGCGCATGCAACGCGCCCGCGCCGCCCGCACCTTTCAACCCCGACCCGACCGGCTCTGGCAACTGCAGGCGTCCGTCATCGCCCGCCTTTTCATCCGCGCCAGCGAGCGCGCCACCCGCATCTACCAGGCCATGTTGGCCCGCGGCTGGTCATGA